The following proteins come from a genomic window of Miscanthus floridulus cultivar M001 chromosome 2, ASM1932011v1, whole genome shotgun sequence:
- the LOC136515139 gene encoding non-specific phospholipase C4-like, giving the protein MAAAASNSNNKIKTVVVLVQENRSFDHMLGWMKTLNPDIDGVTGGETNHVDASDPTSRAVRFSDGAEYVDPDPGHSMQAIYEQVYGTPFIDSATTPITPPGVPAPPMTGFAQQAEKEKAGMSGTVMSGFRPDAVPVYRELVKEFAVCDRWFASNPASTQPNRLFVHSATSHGLVSNDTKALVAGLPQRTIFDALHDEGFSFGIYYQYPPSTLFYRNLRQLKYAGSFHAFDLDFRRHCREGKLPSYVVVEQRYFDLEILPGNDDHPSHDVAEGQRFVKEVYEALRSGPQWEETLLVVTYDEHGGFYDHVPTPAGAGVVPSPDGIVSAAPFFFGFDRLGVRVPALLVSPWIEPGTVLHRPSGPYPTSEFEHSSIPATVKKLFNLRSFLTKRDAWAGTFDCFLTRDTPRTDCPLTLPEPVKLRRTAAAEQAPLSEFQEELVQLAAVLNGEHTKDSYPHKLVEGMTVAEAARYCVDAFKAFRDECEKCKKRGEDGSHIPTVKPSLSGKDKDKSKSSFVSKALACLPCARPS; this is encoded by the exons ATGGCGGCGGCAGCCAGCAATAGTAACAATAAGATCAAgacggtggtggtgctggtgcaggAGAACCGCTCCTTCGACCACATGCTGGGGTGGATGAAGACGCTGAACCCGGACATCGACGGCGTGACGGGCGGCGAGACCAACCACGTGGACGCGTCCGACCCGACCTCCCGCGCCGTCCGCTTCAGCGACGGCGCCGAGTACGTGGACCCGGACCCGGGCCACTCCATGCAGGCCATCTACGAGCAGGTGTACGGGACACCCTTCATCGACTCCGCCACAACGCCCATCACCCCGCCGGGCGTGCCAGCGCCGCCCATGACCGGTTTCGCGCAGCAGGCGGAGAAGGAGAAAGCCGGCATGTCCGGCACCGTCATGAGCGGGTTCCGCCCCGACGCCGTGCCCGTGTACCGCGAGCTGGTGAAGGAGTTCGCCGTGTGCGACCGGTGGTTCGCGTCGAACCCGGCGTCGACGCAGCCCAACCGGCTGTTCGTGCACTCCGCCACCTCCCACGGCCTCGTCAGCAACGACACCAAGGCGCTGGTGGCGGGGCTCCCGCAGCGGACCATCTTCGACGCGCTCCACGACGAGGGCTTCTCCTTCGGCATCTACTACCAGTACCCGCCGTCGACGCTCTTCTACCGGAACCTCCGGCAGCTCAAGTACGCGGGCAGCTTCCACGCCTTCGACCTCGACTTCCGGCGTCACTGCCGGGAGGGAAAGCTGCCCAGCTACGTCGTCGTGGAGCAGCGCTACTTCGACCTGGAGATCCTCCCGGGGAACGACGACCACCCGTCCCATGACGTGGCCGAAGGCCAGCGGTTCGTCAAGGAGGTGTACGAGGCTCTGCGGTCGGGGCCGCAGTGGGAGGAGACGCTCCTCGTCGTCACCTACGACGAGCACGGCGGGTTCTACGACCACGTGCCCAcgcccgccggcgccggcgtcgtGCCCAGCCCCGACGGCATCGTCAGCGCCGCGCCTTTCTTCTTCGGCTTCGACCGCCTCGGCGTCCGCGTCCCGGCGCTGCTCGTGTCGCCGTGGATCGAGCCCGGGACTGTGCTGCATAGGCCGTCAGGGCCATACCCGACGTCGGAGTTCGAGCACTCCTCCATCCCGGCCACCGTCAAGAAGCTCTTCAACCTCAGGAGCTTCCTCACCAAGCGCGACGCCTGGGCCGGCACCTTCGACTGCTTCCTCACTCGCGACACGCCGCGCACCGACTGCCCAC TTACCCTGCCTGAGCCAGTGAAGCTGCGGCGGACGGCGGCCGCGGAGCAAGCCCCGTTGTCGGAGTTCCAGGAGGAGCTGGTGCAGCTCGCCGCGGTGCTCAACGGCGAGCACACCAAGGACTCGTACCCGCACAAGCTCGTGGAGGGGATGACGGTGGCGGAGGCGGCCAGGTACTGCGTCGACGCCTTCAAGGCCTTCCGCGACGAGTGCGAAAAATGCAAGAAGCGCGGAGAGGACGGCTCCCACATCCCCACGGTGAAgccgtcgttgtcggggaaggacaaggacaaaagcAAGAGCAGCTTCGTTTCCAAGGCGCTGGCTTGCCTCCCCTGTGCCCGTCCCTCGTGA
- the LOC136515129 gene encoding cleavage and polyadenylation specificity factor subunit 3-I-like: MASSAAAPSGVPPAGKRPASSGREGDQMVITPLGAGSEVGRSCVHMTFKGRTVLFDCGIHPAYSGMAALPYFDEIDPSTIDVLLVTHFHLDHAASLPYFLEKTTFKGRVFMTHATKAIYKLLLSDYVKVSKVSVEDMLYDESDIARSMEKIEVIDFHQTLEVNGIRFWCYTAGHVLGAAMFMVDIAGVRILYTGDYSREEDRHLRAAELPQFSPDICIIESTYGVQQHQPRIVREKRFTEVIHNTVSQGGRVLIPAFALGRAQELLLILDEYWSKHPELHKIPIYYASPLAKRCMAVYQTYINSMNERIRNQFAQSNPFHFKHIESLNSIDNFHDVGPSVVMASPSGLQSGLSRQLFDKWCTDKKNVCVIPGYVVEGTLAKTIINEPREVMLANGLTAPLHMQVHYISFSAHADFPQTSNFLDELRPPNIILVHGEANEMSRLKQKLIAQFDGTNTKIVSPKNCQSVEMYFTCEKMAKTIGRLAEKVPEVGESSGGLLVKKGFTYQIMAPEDLRVFTQLSTANITQRIAVPYSGSFEVIRYRLKQIYESVESATEESDVPALIVHERVTVRLDSESYVTLQWSSDPISDMVSDSVVAMILNIGREGPKVVPVEEAAKTKEEIEKVAQKVVYALMVSLFGDVKVAEDGKFVISVDGNVAHLDGKSGDVECENATLKERIKTAFRRIEGAVRPIPLSAS, translated from the exons ATGGCGTCATCCGCCGCGGCGCCGAGCGGCGTGCCACCGGCGGGGAAGCGCCCGGCCTCCAGCGGACGGGAGGGAGACCAGATGGTCATCACGCCGCTCGGCGCCGGCAGCGAGGTCGGCCGCTCCTGCGTCCACATGACCTTCAAGGGCCGCACCGTCCTC TTCGACTGCGGTATCCACCCGGCGTACTCCGGCATGGCGGCGCTGCCCTACTTCGACGAGATCGATCCGTCCACCATAGACGTCCTTCTCGTCACACA CTTTCACTTGGACCATGCTGCCTCACTGCCATACTTCTTGGAGAAG ACTACATTCAAGGGCCGGGTGTTTATGACCCATGCCACAAAGGCTATTTACAAGCTGCTGCTTTCGGATTATGTCAAAGTCAGCAAAGTGTCCGTGGAGGATATGCTGTATGATGAGAGTGACATTGCTCGGTCCATGGAGAAGATTGAG GTTATAGATTTCCACCAGACATTGGAAGTTAACGGGATACGCTTCTGGTGCTACACTGCTGGCCATGTACTTGGTGCCGCCATGTTCATGGTGGATATTGCTGGTGTGCGCATTCTTTACACCGGTGACTACTCCCGTGAAGAAGACCGCCACCTACGAGCTGCTGAGCTCCCACAGTTCTCCCCAGACATTTGCATTATTGAGTCAACTTATGGTGTACAGCAACATCAACCCCGGATTGTACGTGAGAAGCGCTTTACTGAGGTCATTCACAATACTGTTTCACAGGGGGGTCGTGTTCTTATCCCGGCATTTGCACTTGGCAGAGCACAAGAACTGTTACTTATCCTCGATGAGTATTGGTCCAAACACCCAGAGCTCCATAAGATTCCTATCTATTATGCTTCCCCTCTTGCCAAGAGGTGCATGGCTGTCTACCAGACATACATAAACTCCATGAATGAAAGGATACGGAACCAATTTGCACAATCCAATCCCTTCCATTTCAAGCACATCGAGTCCTTGAATAGCATTGATAATTTTCACGACGTCGGCCCTTCAGTGGTGATGGCTAGTCCTAGTGGTCTTCAGAGTGGTCTCTCTAGGCAGCTTTTCGATAAGTGGTGCACAGATAAGAAGAATGTGTGTGTTATTCCAGGTTATGTTGTGGAGGGGACCCTTGCAAAGACCATTATCAATGAGCCAAGAGAAGTGATGCTAGCTAATGGGCTCACTGCTCCTCTTCATATGCAGGTCCACTACATCTCTTTTTCAGCTCATGCTGATTTCCCTCAGACAAGCAACTTTCTGGATGAGCTTCGACCACCCAATATTATTCTTGTACATGGCGAAGCAAATGAAATGTCAAGGCTTAAACAGAAACTTATTGCTCAGTTTGATGGTACAAATACGAAAATTGTGTCTCCCAAGAATTGTCAATCAGTGGAGATGTATTTCACTTGTGAGAAAATGGCCAAGACTATTGGCAGGCTGGCAGAAAAAGTACCAGAAGTTGGAGAGTCTTCTGGGGGCTTACTTGTGAAGAAGGGATTCACATATCAGATTATGGCTCCTGAAGATCTCCGCGTGTTCACACAGTTATCTACAGCTAACATCACTCAGCGCATTGCAGTCCCTTACTCTGGTTCTTTTGAAGTCATAAGGTACAGACTGAAGCAAATATACGAGAGCGTGGAGTCAGCAACAGAAGAATCTGATGTTCCAGCATTGATCGTGCATGAAAGAGTGACAGTTCGCCTGGATTCAGAAAGTTATGTTACACTGCAGTGGTCATCTGATCCCATCAGTGACATGGTGTCTGATTCTGTGGTGGCTATGATCTTGAACATCGGTCGGGAAGGTCCCAAAGTTGTTCCGGTTGAAGAAGCAGCGAAGACCAAAGAAGAGATAGAAAAGGTTGCTCAAAAGGTGGTGTATGCTCTTATGGTATCACTTTTCGGTGATGTTAAAGTTGCAGAGGATGGGAAATTTGTCATATCTGTAGACGGAAATGTGGCACACTTGGATGGGAAGAGTGGCGATGTTGAATGTGAAAATGCTACACTGAAGGAACGGATCAAGACTGCATTCCGTCGCATAGAGGGTGCGGTGAGACCAATCCCACTTTCAGCCTCTTGA
- the LOC136537654 gene encoding uncharacterized protein, which produces MQFLRGGGGGGGFGGTAWEVLRRHFSRKRAVNVRRINPKVPKEEAVAISERLLQILSDHGPLTVGNAWNHAKDAGIAGLNSKTHMKILLKWMTGRNIVKLTCVHVGNAKKFLYSPFTESSAEALSAAAADTNNKASAQGGRGKAARGQPKKQAAAALQ; this is translated from the exons atgCAGTTCCtccgaggcggcggcggtggcggtgggttCGGGGGGACGGCGTGGGAGGTGCTGCGGCGTCACTTCTCTAGGAAGCGGGCGGTGAACGTGAGGCGGATCAACCCCAAGGTGCCCAAGGAGGAGGCCGTCGCCATCTCCGAGCGCCTCCTCCAGATCCTCTCCGACCATGGGCCCCTCACCGTCGGCAACGCCTGGAACCACGCCAAG GACGCTGGTATTGCTGGCCTGAACAGCAAGACTCACATGAAGATCTTGCTGAAATGGATGACGGGGAGAAATATCGTGAAGCTGACCTGCGTGCATGTGGGCAACGCGAAGAAATTCCTCTACTCCCCGTTCACTGAAAGCAGCGCCGAGGCATTATCGGCGGCAGCGGCGGACACCAATAATAAGGCTTCCGCCCAAGGAGGGAGAGGCAAAGCTGCGCGAGGGCAACCGAAGAAGCAGGCTGCAGCGGCCTTGCAGTGA
- the LOC136535969 gene encoding uncharacterized protein, protein MLAYGTAADMLDEYLKVAESTALECLEKFVQGVVEVFGSKYLRRPTAEDMERLLQVGESRGFPGMLGSIDCMHWRWENCPTAWKGQYTTGRYGFPTMILEAVASHDLHIWHAFFGVAGSNNDINVLNQSPLFLEAIKGEAPRVQYSVNGRQYNTGYYLADGIYPEWAAFVKSINSPQLDKHKVYAADQEGARKDVERAFGVLQARFNIVRRPARSWSTRIIGLIMKAYVILHNMIVEDEGEMAKESIDLNAIPGESIVLHPEVQKATNSNPCFNDVRLRNSAIRAHFVHTQLKDDLIEHIWQRFGHRAPH, encoded by the coding sequence ATGCTTGCATATGGGACTGCAgctgacatgcttgatgagtactTAAAGGTTGCAGAGAGCACTGCCCTTGAGTGCTTGGAAAAATTTGTGCAAGGGGTGGTTGAAGTTTTCGGCTCCAAGTACCTTCGACGTCCTACAGCTGAAGACATGGAGCGTCTGCTCCAAGTTGGAGAGTCTCGTGGATTCCCTGGAATGTTGGGTAGTATTGACTGCATGCATTGGCGATGGGAAAATTGTCCAACAGCATGGAAGGGGCAATATACCACTGGTCGCTATGGATTCCCAACCATGATCCTTGAAGCGGTAGCTTCACATGACCTCCATATTTGGCATGCATTCTTTGGTGTTGCTGGATCTAATAATGACATTAACGTGCTTAATCAGTCTCCTTTGTTTCTTGAGGCGATAAAGGGTGAAGCTCCTCGGGTtcagtattctgtcaatggtagGCAATACAACACTGGTTATTACCTAGCCGATGGAATTTACCCAGAATGGGCAGCCTTTGTGAAGTCTATAAATTCACCTCAACTAGACAAGCACAAGGTGTATGCAGCAGACCAAGAAGGTGCAAGGAAAGATGTGGAGCGTGCTTTTGGCGTTCTGCAAGCTCGCTTCAACATTGTGCGTCGTCCAGCACGATCTTGGAGCACAAGGATTATTGGACTGATCATGAAAGCTTATGTTATTCTCCACAACATGATAGTGGAAGATGAGGGAGAAATGGCTAAGGAGTCTATTGATCTGAATGCAATTCCTGGAGAATCAATTGTTCTTCATCCTGAAGTGCAAAAGGCCACAAACAGTAACCCATGCTTCAATGATGTTCGACTTAGAAATTCTGCTATCCGTGCTCACTTTGTCCACACTCAACTTAAAGATGATTTAATTGAGCACATTTGGCAGCGTTTTGGCCATAGGGCTCCCCACTAG
- the LOC136537653 gene encoding classical arabinogalactan protein 4-like, producing the protein MATPALPRALAALLLLLLASTARSQEEAPSPTAEPPASAPLAADSQLAHSPISNPPTASAPSAAADAPSPPPPKTSPVAAPSSDSPAPAHAPSHSHLAPAAADEYKGDDNKSPSPAPAADQIKAANVTAASIGSGEPEEEHREMNGGSKAGVVLGTFAAAAVLGLGVFVWRKRRANIRRSRYADYAARLELV; encoded by the coding sequence ATGGCGACGCCGGCATTGCCCCGCGCCCTCGccgccctgctcctcctcctcctcgcttcCACGGCGCGGTCCCAggaggaggcaccgagccccaCCGCCGAGCCCCCCGCATCCGCGCCTCTCGCCGCCGACTCCCAGCTCGCGCACTCGCCAATCTCCAACCCACCTACCGCCTCCGCCCCATCCGCCGCAGCAGACGCGCCCTCACCGCCGCCGCCCAAGACCTCCCCCGTGGCAGCCCCCTCCTCCGACTCGCCCGCCCCCGCGCACGCGCCGTCCCActcccacctcgcgcccgccgccgccgacgaatACAAGGGCGACGACAACAAGTCCCCCTCGCCGGCCCCGGCCGCCGACCAGATCAAGGCGGCGAACGTCACCGCCGCCAGCATCGGTAGCGGAGAGCCGGAGGAGGAGCATCGGGAGATGAACGGCGGCAGTAAGGCCGGCGTGGTGCTGGGcaccttcgccgccgccgccgtcctcgggCTCGGCGTCTTCGTCTGGCGGAAGCGCCGCGCCAACATCCGCCGCTCCAGGTACGCCGACTACGCCGCGCGCCTCGAGCTCGTCTGA
- the LOC136537655 gene encoding glutathione S-transferase T3-like, translating to MSRRKREMALPPHQTGSTQMGSAGSAPASAIQVPTHDPAFLGGGSSIPNIGGPSAWWPGPLPQATSSAATSTNCGMDYYPPGGFMSILQSGQPFFPHVSAPWPPMGKESQLAPPKNDSGNQNSKKRSKGKTIINLDDGNNGRTVKRLVFDPDEDVRLVSAWLIYSNDPINGNCKKNEKYWGDVHGHYNKTTPTNRKREVKHLKDRWTKIKRWVAFFCGSWKKATSIYLSGYSDEQLKDMAKQFYLDDYKEGPFTVEHCWKILRDEPKWHAVLEELENPNKRSLDGEDEAIGTSRTPEAVGELERPVGTQQAKKKRNGKDRVSDDDVSLDEDLKKFIDIQAATKKRQEDFVEAQEHISEKKFQTARLNREAALPESYKKLLCMDTREMTEDIRAEHVLALKMLREKLAGNSN from the exons ATGAGCCGTCGGAAGCGAGAGATGGCCCTGCCACCACACCAGACTGGATCTACTCAGATGGGATCCGCGGGATCCGCCCCTGCTTCTGCTATTCAAGTGCCTACGCATGATCCTGCATTTCTTGGTGGTGGTTCTTCTATTCCAAATATAGGAGGTCCATCAG CATGGTGGCCTGGACCTTTGCCACAAGCCACATCTTCAGCAGCCACATCCACAAATTG TGGTATGGATTACTATCCACCTGGTGGTTTTATGAGCATTTTACAATCTGGACAACCATTCTTTCCTCATGTTTCGGCACCATGGCCACCTATGGGAAAGGAATCTCAATTAGCACCACCAAAAAATGACTCAGGAAACCAAAATTCTAAAAAGAGATCGAAAGGCAAAACCATCATCAACTTAGATGATGGAAACAATGGCAGGACTGTAAAGCGCCTTGTATTTGATCCAGATGAGGACGTGAGGCTA GTCAGTGCATGGCTGATCTACTCAAATGACCCAATCAATGGGAATTGCAAGAAAAATGAGAAGTATTGGGGTGATGTACATGGACACTACAATAAGACTACACCTACAAACCGAAAAAGAGAGGTGAAACATCTCAAAGATCGCTGGACAAAAATTAAGAGATGGGTGGCATTTTTCTGTGGAAGTTGGAAGAAGGCTACCTCAATTTATCTTAGTGGATATTCAGATGAGCAGCTAAAAGACATGGCTAAGCAGTTTTATTTGGATGACTATAAGGAAGGACCATTCACAGTTGAGCACTGCTGGAAGATTCTTCGTGATGAACCCAAGTGGCATGCAGTTTTGGAAGAACTTGAAAACCCAAATAAAAGGAGTTTGGATGGTGAAGATGAGGCAATTGGCACCTCAAGGACACCAGAAGCTGTAGGAGAATTGGAACGTCCTGTGGGGACACAACAAGCTAAGAAAAAACGCAATGGTAAAGATAGAGTCAGCGATGATGATGTTAGTTTAGATGAAGACTTGAAGAAATTCATTGACATTCAAGCAGCAACAAAAAAACGACAGGAAGATTTCGTAGAGGCACAAGAACACATTTCTGAAAAGAAGTTTCAGACAGCAAGGCTTAACAGGGAGGCCGCTTTACCGGAATCGTATAAAAAACTCTTGTGTATGGACACTAGGGAGATGACAGAGGATATTAGAGCTGAGCATGTCCTTGCCCTGAAGATGCTAAGGGAGAAATTGGCCGGTAACAGTAACTAA